A window from Rhinolophus sinicus isolate RSC01 linkage group LG01, ASM3656204v1, whole genome shotgun sequence encodes these proteins:
- the KRTAP7-1 gene encoding keratin-associated protein 7-1, with amino-acid sequence MTRYFCCGSYFPGYPCYGTNFHRTYRATPLNCVVPLGSPLNYGYGCNGYGSLGYSFGGSNFSNLGCGYGGSCCRPWGSGSGFGYSTY; translated from the coding sequence ATGACTCGTTACTTCTGTTGTGGAAGCTACTTCCCAGGCTATCCTTGCTATGGAACCAACTTCCACAGGACCTACAGAGCCACACCCCTGAACTGCGTCGTGCCCCTCGGCTCTCCCCTCAACTATGGTTATGGATGCAATGGCTATGGCTCCCTGGGCTACAGCTTCGGAGGCAGCAACTTCAGCAACCTGGGCTGTGGCTATGGTGGCAGCTGTTGCAGGCCATGGGGCTCAGGCTCTGGCTTTGGCTATAGCACCTACTGA